CCGGTGGAGATCACGATGCCGGCGATGATCAGGGGGATCTGGATCATTCGGATGAACTTCAGGGGAATGCTCCAATTGAGCTTCTCAAAGACAGCCGGGCTTATCTCCAATGCCAACACGGCGGTGTAGAGCATCACGCACCAGCCCACTTCATATAGAGGAGAGTGGATGTTCGGGTTGAAGATCATCTTCCATATATACCAGGGTTGTCCGAGGTCGACCAGGAGGGCGAAGACAACCAGCAGATAGCCCAGGAAGGCAGTGAGGATCGCAGGCCTCACCACAGGGTGGTACTTTTCCAGGTGGAAGATGTAGACGATGGCTGCCAGGGTGAATCCGCCTGCCGCCAGAGCTACCCCGCAGTAGAGGTCAAAGCCGATCCAGATTCCCCAGCCACGGCCGTCGCTCATGTTGCTGATGAATCCGAGACCCTTGGCGTAGCGTACCACTGCCGTTGCCAGGAAGATGACCACCAGGAGGGCCAGGAAGAGGGTGCCGACGGGTAGTCTGCGTTCTTTCTGTGGTGTTGTCATCTCGTCACCCCTCCTTCTTCTCGTGCTCACCAGCGGCTATCTTCTGGCGACGTTTGGTATACCAGTAGGCGCCAGCCATAAGGACTATCACGCCCGCGGCGTAGTAAGGGAGGGCGCCCATAGCCTTGCGAGCGTTCCTGGGCACAGATTCATTTGTGACATTGGGGAAGTCCAGATCCTGGAAATCCACCGGTGAGATGTACATCCAGGAGGTACCTCCTGCCTCTTTCTCCCCATAAACGCGGTCAACGTACTTGTCCGGCGACGCCTCAATGCGGCGATGGGCCTCTTCGATGGCCTGTTGCCGTTCATCAAAAATCTCAAGAGCACCGGTCGGACAGGCCGTCACACAGGCCGGGGAAAGGCCGCCATTCTGGCGGTCAGCACAGAAGGTGCACTTGCGTATCCAGGGCGATGGCCTGTCCCATTGATACGTGGGTATTCCGAAGGGGCAGGCGACCATGCAGTACCGGCAGCCGATGCACTTGGCTTGGTTGTATAGCACTGCTCCCGTTTCCTCGTCCCTCCTCAGCGCGCCCACAATGCAGGCTGTCTCGCAAGCCGGATTCAGACAGTGCATGCACTGGATCTTGGCAAAGGCCCAGTGGAGATCGTAGCCATCGCCGATCTCCCGATAGCGCATGAAGGTGAAGGTGCGGGCGGAGAGCTGCGTCTTTCCCTCAATCCCTCCCGTGATCTCTACTCCGTTATCGGACTCCTTATCCGCTGAATTCTTATTCCAGCTCTTGCAGGCCACTGAGCAGGCCCTGCATCCTATGCACCTGTTGCCGTCGTAAAGTACAGCTTTTCCTTTCTCAGATTCAGACATTTGCCGCCTCCCTTGCCACCAGCTTCTCTATGTTGCATAGGAAACCCTTGTATTCTGGTATGGAAGTGTTGGCGTCTCCCACATGGGGGGTGAGGATGTTGCCGCTGTCGCCAGTGACAGTGCCACGTCCTGCATAGCCCCAATGCCAGGGGATGCCGATCTGGTGAATGAGATGATTTCCATCCACCACTATACCTTGGAAGCGCTTGGTGACTATGGCTACTGCTTCGATCGATCCACGGGCTGACGTAACCTTGACCCTGTCTCCGCTCTCGATCTTTGGAACAAGGGAGTCGGCCAGATCCTGACCAAGCTCCACGTACATCTTCGGCATCAGTTCCGCCAACCAGGGCAGGTTTCTGGTCATGATCCCCGTCTGCCAGTGCTCGGTGCAGCGGTAGGTAATGGCAACATGAGGAAATAGGACGACTGTGCCGCGGTCGTTCCTGAACTCTCCGATGAATGCCGCCGGGTCATATTGCTGTTTTGACATCAGATTTGTGATGGGGCTCTCCCATGGCTCGTAGACTTCCGGAATTGGGCCGTCCTTTAGAGGGGTACCTCTCTCTCCGTAACCCCATAGTTTGCCCACGCCATCAGAATTCATGATGAAGGGGAGTCTCTTTTCGCTGCCTAGTGCCTTTATGGCCTTTCCGCCGCCGTCTTCGATGTCGCTGCCGATTTCCCAGGCGCCGTTCCAGCGGAGCACGGGGCGGTTGGGATCCCATGGTTTGCCCTGCAGATCAACTGAGGCGCGGTTATAGATGATGCGGCGGTTCCTCGGCCAGCACCAGGCCCAGTTGGCATACAGCCCGATCTGTTTCTCGGATTCACCCACCACCACCACTAAGGATGTGTCCTTCCAGTCACGCTTCTTCGCCTTGTTTATGGAATCGATGCCGTTTACCACGGTGATAAGTTCAGGATGGTCTAGCTTGTCGGGATCCAAAGCCTTGTTGTACTGGCCGCAGAATAGCCAGTTGCCTGAGGAGGTCTTCCCGTCTTTTTGCAGATCGTTGAACCAGTCGATTAACTCTCCTTTGGCATAGCTGCTCCGGGCTACTGTGCCTGGTGTTATACCAGGTATGTCAAAAGGTTCCAGGGCGTAGCCGTTGATCTCCCTGGCTACGAAGTCCGCATCAGCTATGTCACCATATGGCCAGTCCAGCTCGAGGATTGGCTCAGGAGCCTTCCCACCTTCTTCTTTGTAGAGATCTTGAATCTTCTTCATGAGTTGGCTCATGATGTCCAAGTCAGGCAGGGCTTTGCCTGGCGGCAGAACTGCTCTGTAGCGCCACTGAACCCAGCGGCCGCTGTTGGAAACGCTGCCCTCCTTTTCGAAGGAGGCAGCAGCGGGCAACAGGAAGACTTCAGTATTGATATCGGCGGGCGTGACTCCGGGTCTCTTCCAGAACGTGGCAGTCTCGTTTGTCCAGACATCGCTGATTACCAGCCACTTCAGTCTTCCCAGGGCCTCACGCGCCACTTTGGAGTTGGGGCCACCCGATGCCGGGTTCTGGCCCCAGACCCAGAGCCCGTCAATCTTGTCATTACCCATTGCCTCAATCAGGCCGAGATGGGTGTAGTTGACGCCGCTGGCTTTTCCCTTGGGCAGGTAGTGGTAGCTGACTTTGGGGTCAGTGTCGGGCCACCATGCCTTGAGCAGGCTCACCATATATTTGGGGGCGTTCATCCACCAGTTCACCGTCTTTGTCCCGGCAAGCCCTGGCGGTGGATTGATAGCTTGCGGAGTAACCCTGCCAAGATAGCCTAATGGGGGAACTGCAGTCGCATCTCCCAACAATATGTCCGTATCGCTATCGTTTGACACCTTGAGATAACCGGGCAAGATGTGACTGAGTAAGCCCATGTCGGTCGAACCTTGAACGTTGGACGTGCCGCGCAGGGCGTTAATGCCGCCGCCGGCAATGCCCATGTTGCCCAAGAGGAGTTGAAGAATAGAGTATGCCCTTATGTTCTGGGTGCCAAAGGTATGCTGCGTGGCGCCCATGGCATACATAATTGTTCCCGCCATATTCTTGGCGCCGGTTTTGGCATACTCGGAGTAGACCTGCTTCAATTTGTCCGCTGGTATACCGGTAATCCGTGGAACCATCGCGTTATCGTCATCATAACTGTACCGTTTATAGTGCCTCCACAGGAGCTTGAGCACGCAATACTCGTTCAGTTCTGCCCAGGCGGTTTCCTCATCATCCGTCCTGTTTGTCCAGTCACTCCAGTCTAGTGTGAGGAGCTTTGCTTCGGCTGTGGCATTGGGCACGCTGGCATATTGCCAGGTGGCGGGGTCATATTTATTGTTAGTGCTATCCCAGCCACTGAACAGCCCATCCTCGCCAGGCAGCTTTATGCCGTTGTTGACGATATAGGCGGCATTGGTGTACTGCGAGACGTACTCGATATTGTAGTTCTGCGGGTTCTTCCGCATGTCCTCTAGGACGTAGTAGATCATACCGCCTATGAAGGCGATGTCCGTACCCGCTCTGATCCGGGCGAAGATATCAGCCTTGGAGGAAGTGCGGCTGAAGCGCGGATCGACATGGATAATCTTCGCCTTCCGTTCTTCCCTCGCTTTGAGCACCCACTTGAAGGATATGGGATGGTTCTCTGCTGCATTGGAACCGATGATCAGGACACAGTCGGCGTTCTTGATGTCAATCCAATGATTGGTCATTGCCCCTCTACCGAACGACTCTGACAGAGCCGCAACTGTAGAGGAATGTCACAACCGGGCGCAGTGTTCCAGGTACACCACACCGAGGGCTCGACTCATCTTGGCCAGGAGGTAGCATTCCTCATTGTCCAGCTCTCCGCCGCCAAGCGAACCCATTCTCTCATTGCGGTTGACGGTTTTGCCATTCGCATCGACCGCTATGAAATTGTCATCCCGGGTTTTCTTCACCCTGGCGGCAATTTCATTCAACATCCAGTCCCAGTCTTTTTCCACAAATTCGCTGCTCCCAGGGGCCCTGTACAGTGGCTTGGTCACCCTTTGATCATTGGGTTCACCGTCCACTTCATGAATCTGGTACATGGCCATACCCTTGGGACAGAGCGAACCCAGGTTGATGGGGTGGACTGGATCCCCCTCTATCTTTATGTGCTCCTTGCCTTGCTCGTCCTTCCAGGCTGCTACTATGGCCCCGCAGCCGACGGAGCAGTAACAGCAGATGGTGTGCGTTTCCTTGACTGGCGGTTTCAGCGTAAACTTTTGTGCGGCCATCGCTGGCAGCTCGGGCAGAGCACTCAAAGCCACAGCAGCAACCACGGCTGTCCCCGATAGCTTCAGGAAGTCTCTGCGGTCTAGTTCCACGTGTCGTCCTCCTTTCTACTGGGTTATAGGGTCGCAATCAAGTACCAAAAAGGGCAATTCAATATTTATCGAATTGCCCTGCCTTACCTGCTCCGGTGTTCTTATCATGTTGTCTTGGCTAGTTTTCCCATCCAGTTCCGAAGGCCACCACCTCAGATGCCTTGATCTACGCTGCTTTACACAAATACTTTGTGTGCTAACTGAATTTATAGATAAATTGTAACAGGTCGCCTTTTCGGAAGCAAACAAATCCATATTGTGCTGGATGAACTGCATTGAATGACCTTTGGGTTGCAGGCGATTTTGCGGCGGGTTTGATCACCTTGTGGAGGATGATAAGAGCGGGAAGTGCAATTTCAATGATCTGGGAATCCCTGGTCTGAATTAAAGTGTCAATCGACCCGCACTGTATTTCAGGGGGATGGTTTATTTTGTGCGTGGTCTTGTGGCGACTGTAGATACTCAGTGCCCCATATCTCTATCTGAGCACCGGGGTGTTGCTGCTGCAGAGACTGTTTAATGTTGTTGCGGTCATTCTCATTCTGGATTATTTCTACTTTGGAAACGGGTGGTGCGGTCCCCTTGCCACGTATGTGTCTCCTGACCAGATAGCCGGGCACCTGAATGTAACCCCAGTTTGCTCCGGCACCACAGCATGGCCTTTCCAGACAGGCGTAACCCAATATGTAGAGAATCTCTCGGCCGTTATAGGTTAGGACGTGTTCTTCCGTGGGGATGTAATAGCCAGCGCGGCCCTGTACGTCCTCACCTAATTCGGGATGGATAAACTCTATTACCCAAGTGTTTTTGTCCACCTTAGCCCTCCATAAATCATTAGCCTTGCATTTATTATTCGCCCTGGGCTATACTTCTACCCTTCAAATCGAGGCGTCGGCATCTCACGCCTCTTCTACTCACGAAGGGAGGCTCCCCTCATGACCCCGATCAACATCAATGCTGTTGTTGCCCAGCTCCAGGCGCTTGA
The sequence above is drawn from the Chloroflexota bacterium genome and encodes:
- the fdnG gene encoding formate dehydrogenase-N subunit alpha, giving the protein MELDRRDFLKLSGTAVVAAVALSALPELPAMAAQKFTLKPPVKETHTICCYCSVGCGAIVAAWKDEQGKEHIKIEGDPVHPINLGSLCPKGMAMYQIHEVDGEPNDQRVTKPLYRAPGSSEFVEKDWDWMLNEIAARVKKTRDDNFIAVDANGKTVNRNERMGSLGGGELDNEECYLLAKMSRALGVVYLEHCARLUHSSTVAALSESFGRGAMTNHWIDIKNADCVLIIGSNAAENHPISFKWVLKAREERKAKIIHVDPRFSRTSSKADIFARIRAGTDIAFIGGMIYYVLEDMRKNPQNYNIEYVSQYTNAAYIVNNGIKLPGEDGLFSGWDSTNNKYDPATWQYASVPNATAEAKLLTLDWSDWTNRTDDEETAWAELNEYCVLKLLWRHYKRYSYDDDNAMVPRITGIPADKLKQVYSEYAKTGAKNMAGTIMYAMGATQHTFGTQNIRAYSILQLLLGNMGIAGGGINALRGTSNVQGSTDMGLLSHILPGYLKVSNDSDTDILLGDATAVPPLGYLGRVTPQAINPPPGLAGTKTVNWWMNAPKYMVSLLKAWWPDTDPKVSYHYLPKGKASGVNYTHLGLIEAMGNDKIDGLWVWGQNPASGGPNSKVAREALGRLKWLVISDVWTNETATFWKRPGVTPADINTEVFLLPAAASFEKEGSVSNSGRWVQWRYRAVLPPGKALPDLDIMSQLMKKIQDLYKEEGGKAPEPILELDWPYGDIADADFVAREINGYALEPFDIPGITPGTVARSSYAKGELIDWFNDLQKDGKTSSGNWLFCGQYNKALDPDKLDHPELITVVNGIDSINKAKKRDWKDTSLVVVVGESEKQIGLYANWAWCWPRNRRIIYNRASVDLQGKPWDPNRPVLRWNGAWEIGSDIEDGGGKAIKALGSEKRLPFIMNSDGVGKLWGYGERGTPLKDGPIPEVYEPWESPITNLMSKQQYDPAAFIGEFRNDRGTVVLFPHVAITYRCTEHWQTGIMTRNLPWLAELMPKMYVELGQDLADSLVPKIESGDRVKVTSARGSIEAVAIVTKRFQGIVVDGNHLIHQIGIPWHWGYAGRGTVTGDSGNILTPHVGDANTSIPEYKGFLCNIEKLVAREAANV
- a CDS encoding 4Fe-4S dicluster domain-containing protein, whose protein sequence is MSESEKGKAVLYDGNRCIGCRACSVACKSWNKNSADKESDNGVEITGGIEGKTQLSARTFTFMRYREIGDGYDLHWAFAKIQCMHCLNPACETACIVGALRRDEETGAVLYNQAKCIGCRYCMVACPFGIPTYQWDRPSPWIRKCTFCADRQNGGLSPACVTACPTGALEIFDERQQAIEEAHRRIEASPDKYVDRVYGEKEAGGTSWMYISPVDFQDLDFPNVTNESVPRNARKAMGALPYYAAGVIVLMAGAYWYTKRRQKIAAGEHEKKEG